The following are encoded together in the Paludisphaera mucosa genome:
- a CDS encoding zinc-binding dehydrogenase produces the protein MRAIAAVFRGVGRPIELTSWPRPDPVGGEILVEVVACTLCGSDLHSIHGRRPTPTPSVLGHEILGRIAAFGPEAGRDDAAGRPMAAGERVTWAVVASCGACLPCRRGLPQKCESGFKYGHEPLRPGRELSGGLADHCLLVPGTAIFRIPDGLSDAAACPASCATATVAAALEAAGPIEGRSVLVVGAGMLGVTAAAWSRVLGAADVIVCDPSDERLAAAAAFGATRTAAPSGLAEAVAAATGGRGVDVVVELSGSPEAIEDALPLLGVGATLVLVGSVFPTRPISVVPERIVRGCVTVRGVHNYAPRHLQDALQFLARSPQYPFDSLVSSWRPLSEIDAVVGSDLAKRSLRVGIRPEIPGGPAAAS, from the coding sequence GTGAGGGCGATCGCGGCGGTCTTTCGAGGCGTCGGGCGCCCGATCGAGCTGACGAGCTGGCCGCGGCCCGACCCGGTCGGGGGCGAGATCCTCGTCGAGGTCGTCGCCTGCACCCTCTGCGGCAGCGACCTGCACAGCATCCACGGCCGGCGGCCGACGCCGACGCCCTCGGTCCTCGGCCACGAGATCCTGGGCCGGATCGCCGCCTTCGGGCCCGAGGCCGGCCGCGACGACGCCGCAGGCCGGCCCATGGCCGCGGGAGAACGCGTCACCTGGGCGGTGGTCGCCAGCTGCGGCGCGTGCCTGCCGTGCCGCCGCGGGCTCCCCCAGAAGTGCGAGTCCGGCTTCAAGTACGGCCACGAGCCGCTGAGGCCCGGCCGCGAACTCTCCGGGGGCCTGGCCGACCATTGCCTGCTCGTGCCGGGGACGGCGATCTTCCGGATCCCCGACGGGCTCTCCGACGCCGCCGCCTGCCCGGCGAGCTGCGCGACGGCCACGGTCGCCGCCGCCCTGGAGGCCGCCGGCCCGATCGAGGGGCGATCGGTCCTGGTCGTCGGGGCGGGGATGCTGGGGGTGACGGCGGCCGCCTGGTCCCGCGTGCTCGGGGCGGCCGACGTGATCGTCTGCGACCCGAGCGACGAGCGCCTCGCCGCGGCCGCCGCCTTCGGCGCGACGAGGACGGCCGCCCCGTCCGGGCTCGCCGAGGCGGTCGCGGCGGCGACCGGGGGGCGGGGAGTGGACGTCGTCGTCGAACTCTCGGGCTCGCCCGAGGCGATCGAGGACGCCCTGCCGCTGCTGGGCGTGGGCGCGACGCTGGTCCTGGTCGGCTCCGTCTTCCCGACCCGCCCGATCTCGGTCGTCCCGGAGCGGATCGTCCGGGGCTGCGTCACGGTCCGGGGCGTCCACAATTACGCGCCCCGGCACCTGCAAGACGCCCTCCAGTTCCTGGCGAGGAGCCCGCAGTACCCTTTCGATTCGCTCGTCTCGTCGTGGCGGCCGTTGTCGGAGATCGACGCCGTCGTGGGCTCGGACCTCGCGAAGCGATCCCTGAGGGTCGGGATCCGGCCCGAAATCCCTGGCGGCCCGGCGGCCGCCTCGTGA
- the sixA gene encoding phosphohistidine phosphatase SixA, with protein sequence MWELYIVRHGIAVDRGTPGIPDDERPLTPRGEKRMREVAAGLAALELPVDRIASSPLPRARRTAEILAHGLRMAADVEIAAVLRAESTARDVAEWLGLQPEAPLMIVGHNPTLDELLSLLLLDDPRALRFEFKKGGVACLRRPSSDGERHVLEWLAPPKLLRRLGDD encoded by the coding sequence ATGTGGGAACTGTACATCGTCCGCCACGGGATCGCCGTCGATCGGGGGACGCCGGGGATCCCGGACGACGAGAGGCCGCTGACGCCCAGGGGCGAGAAGCGGATGCGCGAGGTCGCCGCCGGCCTCGCCGCGCTTGAGCTGCCGGTCGACCGGATCGCCTCCAGCCCCCTGCCCCGGGCCCGGCGGACGGCCGAGATCCTCGCCCACGGCCTCAGGATGGCGGCCGACGTCGAGATCGCCGCGGTCCTCCGCGCCGAGTCGACGGCCCGCGACGTGGCCGAATGGCTGGGACTCCAGCCCGAGGCCCCCTTGATGATCGTCGGCCACAATCCGACCCTCGACGAGCTGCTGAGCCTGCTGCTGCTCGACGACCCCAGGGCCCTGCGCTTCGAATTCAAGAAGGGGGGCGTCGCCTGCCTGCGGCGACCGTCCTCCGACGGCGAACGCCACGTCCTCGAATGGCTGGCGCCCCCCAAGCTGCTGCGGAGGCTGGGGGACGATTGA
- a CDS encoding VIT domain-containing protein, whose translation MIAGRNVASVRMVAAAWLLAAGMGAEARAQGWIIDRRPTIPIQRTFEVRELAVDAKLRDQAAEVQVAQTFYNPGSTELEAEYFFPIPEDAVVENLVLMVDGKELPGRLMGKDEARRIYEEIVRGKRDPALLEYMGRGLYRTSVFPIPAGAERKVLMRYTQLCRRDRDVVEFSYPLSTQKYASKPIQRLNVRVAIASKDSIKSVFCPSDEARIDRAGDHEVRVALERSNATPANDFRVVYTLAEGALGASVLSYRPSAGDDGYFLVLASPEVKAAESKPLPKTVVFVLDRSGSMAGKKIDQARKALRSVLDNLREDDLFNIVAYDDRVETYKPELQRYSPEARSDAGRFVDNIREGGSTNIDAALRSALELIRDDSRPSYVLFLTDGLPTAGETNEFKIADACKRANLRKARVFSFGVGYDVNARLLDRLSAGNSGASEYVKPDEDIEAHVARFSSKMTSPVLTGVRIEFADSDVNRAYPREVPDLFDGGQVVWAGRYRRSGRTNLKVAGKVGGDSRSFEFPAELAESDRGNAYRFVERIWVVRRIGDLIDQIDLNGQNKELIDELVRLSTQYGVMTPYTSFLADERTPLHAMTENASKASVALNQLESLSGASGVNQRGLKNYYRNAEQADGAILADAARREGFDAKSGGMAGMMGMMGAGAAPASEAGRARMMGGGVGYGGMSGMMGEAQATAKPGQPAAAPVLLGRAVGRKDAQGQGWDQARAETVRQVGPKTFYFKEGRWVDSTVKPEDAAAAKVVRQFSDDYFNLARAQSADWNQYLTFSESVVVKLADAVYRIDPAEETR comes from the coding sequence ATGATTGCGGGACGGAACGTCGCATCGGTGCGGATGGTGGCGGCGGCCTGGCTGCTCGCCGCGGGGATGGGGGCGGAGGCCCGCGCCCAGGGGTGGATCATCGACCGCCGGCCGACGATCCCGATCCAGCGGACCTTCGAGGTCCGCGAGCTGGCCGTCGACGCGAAGCTCCGCGACCAGGCGGCCGAGGTGCAGGTCGCGCAGACCTTCTACAACCCCGGGTCGACCGAACTGGAGGCCGAGTACTTCTTCCCGATCCCCGAGGACGCGGTGGTCGAGAACCTGGTGCTGATGGTCGACGGCAAGGAGCTGCCCGGCCGCCTGATGGGCAAGGACGAGGCCCGGCGGATCTACGAGGAGATCGTCCGGGGCAAGCGCGACCCGGCGCTCCTGGAATACATGGGCCGGGGGCTCTACCGCACGAGCGTCTTCCCGATCCCCGCCGGCGCCGAGCGCAAGGTGCTGATGCGTTACACCCAGCTCTGCCGCCGCGACCGCGACGTCGTCGAGTTCTCGTACCCGCTCTCGACGCAGAAATACGCGTCGAAGCCGATCCAGCGGCTGAACGTCCGGGTGGCGATCGCCAGCAAGGACTCGATCAAGTCGGTCTTCTGCCCCAGCGACGAGGCCCGCATCGACCGCGCCGGCGACCACGAGGTCCGCGTGGCCCTGGAGCGGTCGAACGCCACGCCGGCGAACGACTTCCGGGTGGTCTACACGCTCGCCGAGGGCGCGCTGGGGGCGTCGGTCCTGAGCTATCGCCCGAGCGCCGGCGACGACGGCTACTTCCTCGTCCTGGCGAGCCCCGAGGTCAAGGCGGCCGAGTCGAAGCCCCTCCCCAAGACGGTCGTGTTCGTGCTCGACCGCTCGGGCTCGATGGCCGGCAAGAAGATCGACCAGGCGCGGAAGGCCCTGCGGTCGGTGCTCGACAACCTCCGCGAGGACGACCTGTTCAACATCGTGGCGTACGACGACCGGGTCGAGACCTACAAGCCCGAGCTGCAACGCTACAGCCCCGAGGCCCGCTCCGACGCCGGTCGGTTCGTCGACAACATCCGCGAGGGGGGGAGCACGAACATCGACGCGGCCCTGCGGTCGGCGCTCGAGCTGATCCGCGACGACTCGCGGCCGAGCTACGTGCTGTTCCTGACCGACGGCCTGCCCACGGCGGGCGAGACCAACGAGTTCAAGATCGCCGACGCCTGCAAGCGGGCCAACCTCCGCAAGGCGCGGGTGTTCAGCTTCGGCGTCGGCTACGACGTCAACGCCCGGCTCCTCGACCGCCTGAGCGCCGGCAACAGCGGGGCGAGCGAGTACGTGAAGCCCGACGAGGACATCGAGGCCCACGTCGCCCGGTTCTCCTCGAAGATGACCAGCCCCGTGCTGACCGGCGTCCGGATCGAGTTCGCCGACTCCGACGTCAACAGGGCCTACCCCCGCGAGGTCCCCGACCTCTTCGACGGCGGCCAGGTCGTCTGGGCCGGCCGCTACCGGCGCTCGGGGCGGACGAACCTGAAGGTCGCGGGCAAGGTCGGCGGCGACTCGCGTTCGTTCGAGTTCCCCGCCGAGCTGGCCGAGAGCGACCGGGGGAACGCCTACCGCTTCGTCGAGCGGATCTGGGTCGTGCGCCGGATCGGCGACCTCATCGACCAGATCGACCTCAACGGCCAGAACAAGGAGCTGATCGACGAGCTGGTGCGGCTGAGCACCCAGTACGGGGTCATGACCCCCTACACCTCGTTCCTCGCCGACGAACGGACGCCGCTGCACGCGATGACCGAGAACGCCTCGAAGGCCAGCGTGGCCCTGAATCAGCTGGAGTCCCTGAGCGGCGCGTCGGGCGTCAACCAGCGCGGCCTGAAGAACTACTACCGGAACGCCGAGCAGGCCGACGGCGCCATCCTGGCCGACGCCGCCCGGCGCGAGGGCTTCGACGCGAAGTCGGGCGGCATGGCGGGCATGATGGGCATGATGGGGGCGGGCGCCGCGCCGGCGTCCGAGGCCGGCCGTGCCCGCATGATGGGCGGGGGCGTGGGCTACGGCGGCATGAGCGGCATGATGGGCGAGGCCCAGGCCACCGCCAAGCCGGGCCAGCCCGCCGCGGCGCCCGTGCTCCTGGGGCGGGCCGTCGGGCGTAAGGACGCGCAGGGCCAGGGTTGGGATCAGGCCCGCGCCGAGACCGTCCGCCAGGTCGGCCCCAAGACGTTCTACTTCAAGGAGGGCCGCTGGGTCGACTCGACGGTCAAGCCCGAGGACGCGGCCGCCGCGAAGGTCGTCCGCCAGTTCAGCGACGACTACTTCAACCTGGCCCGCGCCCAGTCCGCCGACTGGAACCAGTACCTGACGTTCAGCGAATCGGTCGTCGTCAAGCTCGCCGACGCCGTCTACCGCATCGACCCGGCCGAGGAGACGCGCTGA
- a CDS encoding ECF-type sigma factor produces MDDVSRALAAIEGGDPQGSEQLLPLVYDELRRLAAQRLAREKPGQTLQATALVNEAYLRLVGPDGDRRWDGRGHFFAAAAEAMRRILVENARRKGREKHGGGRRREQADLDDLGAGGAPQQILALHEALEAFAAHDATKAKLVELRFFGGLTLEQAAACLGVSLSTADRSWRYARAWLYAAMAGDDPGGKSERA; encoded by the coding sequence ATGGACGACGTCTCACGCGCCCTCGCGGCCATCGAGGGGGGCGACCCCCAGGGGTCCGAGCAGCTCCTGCCGCTGGTCTACGACGAGTTGCGCAGGCTGGCCGCCCAGCGCCTGGCCCGCGAAAAGCCCGGTCAGACCCTCCAGGCCACCGCGCTGGTGAACGAGGCGTACCTGCGCCTCGTCGGCCCCGACGGCGACCGGCGATGGGACGGCCGCGGGCACTTCTTCGCCGCCGCCGCCGAGGCCATGCGCCGCATTTTGGTCGAGAACGCCCGCCGCAAGGGGCGGGAGAAGCACGGCGGCGGGCGGCGTCGCGAGCAGGCGGACCTCGACGACCTCGGCGCCGGCGGCGCCCCGCAGCAGATCCTCGCCCTGCACGAGGCCCTCGAGGCGTTCGCCGCGCACGACGCGACCAAGGCCAAGCTGGTCGAGCTGCGCTTCTTCGGCGGCCTGACCCTGGAGCAGGCGGCGGCCTGCCTGGGCGTCTCGCTCTCCACCGCCGACCGCTCCTGGCGCTACGCCCGCGCCTGGCTGTACGCCGCCATGGCCGGCGACGACCCCGGGGGAAAATCCGAACGGGCCTGA
- a CDS encoding calcium-binding protein: protein MKKSPRRSYRPDVLALEGRQLMTFDSTLGAGIVTDRRVSPPVSYVLIDGSDYDDHVQISDYVPGRSIKVHLEKWSNGVQLSTADVTLSLAGVHFSPYDLPAPFQALGRGGNDQITNDSTARFSIDGGAGNDSLKSGPGGGSLYGGQGADTLIGGSGNEYLDGGEGDDYIRGGAGDDVIVGGAGHNLLYGDGGNDQINPFNYFADGDPDGDRIWGGPGNDSIYGGAGRDAIFGEAGDDLIYGGGGADQLDGGDDKDVVYGDNGGLLHRGSDGADAITGGSGADALHGDGGDDVISGGLGDDRLYGDGGQDYLYGNNGDDYLDGGFWAYGGVNVADILNGGAGADAYVRHKSIWLGSDLDVFVGYNSAEGDSTDTVYHWYT, encoded by the coding sequence GTGAAGAAGTCGCCCCGCAGGTCGTACCGACCGGACGTGCTGGCCCTGGAAGGCCGGCAGCTCATGACCTTCGACTCCACCCTCGGCGCCGGGATCGTGACCGACAGGCGCGTCAGCCCCCCCGTCTCGTACGTCCTGATCGACGGCTCGGACTACGACGACCACGTCCAGATCTCCGACTACGTGCCGGGCCGGAGCATCAAGGTGCACCTGGAGAAGTGGTCCAACGGCGTCCAGCTCTCCACCGCCGACGTGACCCTCAGCCTCGCCGGCGTCCACTTCTCCCCGTACGACCTCCCCGCGCCCTTCCAGGCGCTCGGCCGCGGCGGGAACGACCAGATCACCAACGACTCGACCGCCCGCTTCTCCATCGACGGCGGGGCCGGCAACGACTCGCTGAAGTCCGGGCCGGGCGGGGGCTCCCTCTACGGCGGCCAGGGCGCGGACACGCTCATCGGCGGCTCCGGCAACGAATACCTCGACGGCGGCGAGGGCGACGACTACATCCGCGGCGGCGCGGGCGACGACGTCATCGTCGGGGGCGCGGGCCACAACCTGCTCTACGGCGACGGCGGCAACGACCAGATCAACCCGTTCAACTACTTCGCCGACGGCGACCCCGACGGCGACCGGATCTGGGGCGGGCCGGGCAACGACTCGATCTACGGCGGGGCCGGCCGCGACGCCATCTTCGGCGAGGCGGGCGACGACCTGATCTACGGGGGCGGCGGCGCCGACCAGCTCGACGGCGGCGACGACAAGGACGTCGTCTACGGCGACAACGGCGGCCTGCTCCACCGCGGATCCGACGGGGCCGACGCGATCACCGGGGGATCCGGCGCCGACGCCCTCCACGGCGACGGCGGCGACGACGTCATCTCGGGCGGCCTGGGCGACGACCGCCTGTACGGCGACGGAGGCCAGGATTACCTTTACGGCAACAACGGCGACGACTACCTCGACGGCGGCTTCTGGGCCTACGGCGGGGTCAACGTCGCCGACATCCTGAACGGCGGGGCCGGGGCCGACGCGTACGTCCGCCACAAGAGCATCTGGCTGGGCTCCGACCTCGACGTGTTCGTCGGCTACAACAGCGCCGAGGGCGACTCCACCGACACCGTCTACCACTGGTACACGTGA
- a CDS encoding serine/threonine-protein kinase → MTDESLFAAALEKASAPERRAFLDAAADDADQRRRVGVLVEAHERSLGILDRPTEAFGRAEPAAGAAAPGPAEGSVIAGRYKLIEEIGVGGMGSVWKAEQTEPVRRVVALKLVKPGMDSRTVLARFEAERQALALMEHPNIAAVLDGGVTENGRPFFVMEYVKGVPFTQYCDEARLSVDERLALFVPVCQAVQHAHTKGVIHRDIKPGNILVCLYDGAPTPKVIDFGLAKAMQDPLTEKTLHTAHGALLGTPLYMSPEQAEINNLDVDARSDVYALGVVLYEVLTGTTPLEGRRFREAAWHEMLRLIQEEVPPRPSARLSDSEALPSLAARRKTPPARLTRLMRGELDWIVMKCLEKDRARRYETASGLSRDLQRYLADESVEACPPSAGYRLRKFVSRNRGVVLAASIMFLLLAGGVVGTTWGMIRADRARAKQAEQAEGERKANEQAQKLLRQTEKGIEVLAAVFNDVNPREEQGDKPLRAVLADRLVEAADQIGGESLGEASSVAALQNRLAVSLVHLGRPQHAIPLFQKAMATREALLGPVHRDTLETMTLLAEAYRADGKPGAALPLMEEALKLSRIHLGEKEPFTLYRINNLAAFHQQAGRIPEAIALHEEALRLKGIAIRHDDPVVLTTMNNLADAYRLDSRMDKALPLMEETLRLRREKFGPEHIATVTSMNNLAEGYRAVGDVERALPLREETLRLIRAKVGPTHPNTLTTLNNMGLVYRAARQPEKARAVLEEALGLMKANLSPGHPLIYLGMTSLGLVQVDLGRPDLGLPLLEEALAGRKARLGPDDPAILQSRTAIASAHVAAGRPDQAIPILEEILQARKAKVGPDHPEVLVILDRLATAHEAAGQPARALPLREEAAAGFEKRGLKFQNAGDVIAGLADALERSGRPDDADAWRRKWRDAVKDRSGVESSSYAVELAAYGASLVRREKWAEAESVLRQALPVLEKAAPESPTRFQAQSLLGASLLGRGGFADAEPLLVQGYEGLKAREAGLVAKDRPLAAEAGDRIVRLYTAWGRPEKAAEWRGKLGAEPRP, encoded by the coding sequence ATGACGGACGAATCCCTGTTCGCGGCCGCCCTGGAGAAGGCGTCCGCCCCCGAGCGTCGGGCCTTCCTCGACGCCGCCGCCGACGACGCCGACCAGCGTCGGCGCGTGGGCGTGCTGGTCGAGGCCCACGAGCGGAGCCTGGGCATCCTCGACCGGCCGACCGAGGCGTTCGGCCGGGCCGAGCCCGCCGCCGGGGCCGCCGCCCCGGGGCCGGCCGAGGGCTCGGTGATCGCCGGCCGCTACAAGCTGATCGAGGAGATCGGCGTCGGCGGCATGGGCTCGGTCTGGAAGGCCGAGCAGACCGAGCCGGTGCGCCGCGTGGTGGCCCTGAAGCTCGTCAAGCCGGGCATGGACTCGCGGACCGTCCTGGCGCGGTTCGAGGCCGAGCGCCAGGCCCTGGCCCTGATGGAGCACCCCAACATCGCCGCGGTCCTGGACGGCGGCGTGACCGAGAACGGCCGGCCCTTCTTCGTCATGGAGTACGTCAAGGGCGTCCCCTTCACCCAGTACTGCGACGAGGCCCGGCTGAGCGTCGACGAGCGGCTCGCCCTCTTCGTGCCGGTCTGCCAGGCCGTCCAGCACGCCCACACGAAGGGGGTGATCCACCGCGACATCAAGCCGGGGAACATCCTGGTCTGCCTCTACGACGGCGCGCCGACCCCCAAGGTGATCGACTTCGGCCTGGCCAAGGCCATGCAGGACCCGCTCACCGAGAAGACCCTGCACACCGCCCACGGGGCGCTCCTGGGCACGCCCCTGTACATGAGCCCGGAGCAGGCCGAGATCAACAACCTGGACGTCGACGCCCGGTCGGACGTCTACGCCCTCGGCGTGGTCCTCTACGAGGTGCTGACCGGCACGACGCCGCTGGAGGGCCGGCGCTTCCGCGAGGCCGCCTGGCACGAGATGCTCCGCCTCATCCAGGAGGAGGTGCCCCCCCGCCCCAGCGCCCGGCTGAGCGACAGCGAGGCGCTCCCCAGCCTCGCCGCCCGGCGGAAGACGCCGCCCGCGCGACTGACCCGGCTGATGCGGGGCGAGCTGGACTGGATCGTCATGAAGTGCCTGGAGAAGGACCGCGCGCGCCGCTACGAGACCGCCAGCGGCCTCTCGCGCGACCTCCAGCGCTACCTGGCGGACGAGTCGGTCGAGGCCTGCCCGCCTTCGGCCGGCTACCGCCTCCGCAAGTTCGTCAGCCGCAACCGGGGCGTCGTCCTGGCCGCGTCGATCATGTTCCTGCTCCTGGCCGGCGGCGTCGTCGGCACGACCTGGGGCATGATCCGCGCCGACCGCGCCCGCGCGAAGCAGGCCGAGCAGGCCGAGGGCGAGCGCAAGGCCAACGAGCAGGCCCAGAAGCTCCTGCGCCAGACCGAGAAGGGCATCGAGGTCCTGGCGGCGGTCTTCAACGACGTCAACCCCCGCGAGGAGCAGGGCGACAAGCCCCTGCGGGCGGTGCTGGCCGATCGGCTCGTCGAGGCGGCCGACCAGATCGGGGGCGAGTCGCTGGGCGAGGCGTCGTCGGTCGCCGCGCTGCAGAACCGTCTGGCCGTCTCGCTGGTCCACCTGGGCCGGCCGCAGCACGCGATCCCGCTCTTCCAGAAGGCGATGGCCACGCGCGAGGCCTTGCTGGGGCCCGTCCACCGCGACACGCTCGAGACCATGACCCTGCTCGCCGAGGCGTATCGGGCCGACGGCAAGCCGGGCGCGGCCCTGCCGCTCATGGAAGAGGCCCTGAAGCTCAGCCGGATCCACCTGGGCGAGAAGGAGCCGTTCACGCTCTACCGCATCAACAACCTCGCCGCCTTCCACCAGCAGGCGGGGCGGATCCCCGAGGCCATCGCCCTCCACGAGGAGGCGCTCAGGCTCAAGGGGATCGCGATCCGCCACGACGACCCGGTCGTCCTGACCACGATGAACAACCTGGCCGACGCCTATCGGCTCGACTCCAGGATGGACAAGGCCCTGCCCCTGATGGAGGAGACCCTGCGGCTGCGGCGCGAGAAGTTCGGGCCCGAGCACATCGCCACCGTGACCAGCATGAACAACCTCGCGGAGGGCTACCGGGCCGTCGGCGACGTGGAGCGGGCCCTGCCGCTCCGCGAGGAGACGCTCAGGCTGATCCGCGCCAAGGTCGGCCCGACCCACCCCAACACCCTGACCACCTTGAACAACATGGGGCTGGTCTACCGGGCCGCCCGCCAGCCGGAAAAGGCCCGCGCGGTGCTGGAAGAGGCCCTGGGGCTCATGAAGGCGAACCTCAGCCCGGGCCACCCCCTGATCTATCTCGGCATGACCAGCCTCGGCCTGGTCCAGGTCGACCTCGGCAGGCCGGACCTGGGGCTGCCGCTGCTCGAAGAGGCCCTGGCGGGGCGCAAGGCCAGGCTCGGGCCCGACGACCCCGCGATCCTCCAGAGCCGGACCGCCATCGCCTCGGCCCACGTGGCGGCGGGGAGGCCGGACCAGGCCATACCGATCCTCGAGGAGATCCTCCAGGCCCGCAAGGCCAAGGTGGGCCCGGACCATCCCGAAGTGCTCGTCATCCTCGACCGGCTGGCGACCGCCCACGAGGCCGCGGGCCAGCCGGCCCGGGCCCTGCCCCTCCGCGAGGAGGCCGCGGCGGGCTTCGAGAAGCGGGGGCTCAAGTTCCAGAACGCGGGCGACGTCATCGCCGGCCTGGCCGACGCCCTCGAGCGATCGGGCCGGCCCGACGACGCCGACGCCTGGCGGCGGAAGTGGCGCGACGCCGTGAAGGACCGGTCCGGGGTCGAGTCGTCCTCGTACGCCGTCGAGCTTGCGGCGTACGGCGCGAGCCTCGTCCGGCGGGAGAAGTGGGCCGAGGCGGAATCCGTCCTGCGCCAGGCCCTCCCCGTCCTCGAGAAGGCCGCGCCCGAATCGCCGACGCGGTTCCAGGCCCAGTCCCTGCTGGGCGCCTCGCTCCTCGGCCGGGGCGGGTTCGCCGACGCCGAGCCGCTCCTGGTCCAGGGCTACGAGGGCCTGAAGGCGCGCGAGGCGGGGCTCGTCGCGAAGGACCGCCCGCTGGCGGCCGAGGCCGGCGACCGGATCGTGCGGCTCTACACCGCCTGGGGCCGGCCGGAGAAGGCCGCCGAATGGCGAGGGAAGCTGGGTGCCGAGCCGCGGCCGTGA
- a CDS encoding carbonic anhydrase, whose protein sequence is MIIEIDTLRIGFSGVADGPLHVPYALVLGCSDARAPIEQIFDQSPNDLFVIRVAGNVLGTERLGSIDYAVRNLGGSLALLLVLGHRGCGAVTAAVDLYLAPQDYPDLGLTHALRSLVDRILIAVRGASKAIERVCGPSAKDRPGYRDALIETSVYLNAALTAFDVRREVELFAGARRPRSSTASSTSPTRPCTPAPGRANPPGAASGRSSASRATSKSWGTASPGRSRRRPGADGRPVRLAACRPRRPRGG, encoded by the coding sequence GTGATCATCGAGATCGACACCTTGCGCATCGGCTTCTCCGGCGTCGCGGACGGGCCGCTGCACGTCCCTTACGCGCTGGTCCTCGGCTGCTCCGACGCCCGCGCGCCGATCGAGCAGATCTTCGACCAGTCGCCCAACGACCTGTTCGTGATCCGGGTCGCCGGCAACGTCCTGGGGACCGAACGCCTGGGGAGCATCGACTACGCCGTCCGCAACCTGGGAGGGAGCCTCGCCCTGCTGCTCGTGCTGGGCCACAGAGGCTGCGGCGCGGTGACGGCGGCGGTCGACCTGTACCTCGCGCCGCAGGACTACCCGGACCTGGGCCTCACCCACGCGCTCCGTTCGCTCGTCGACCGGATCCTGATCGCCGTGCGGGGGGCGTCCAAGGCGATCGAGCGGGTCTGCGGGCCCTCGGCGAAGGACCGTCCCGGATACCGCGACGCCCTGATCGAGACGTCGGTCTACCTGAACGCCGCGCTCACCGCGTTCGACGTCCGGCGCGAGGTCGAGCTGTTCGCGGGGGCTCGACGGCCCAGGTCGTCTACGGCGTCTTCGACCTCGCCGACCAGGCCGTGCACGCCGGCCCCGGGGCGGGCGAATCCCCCCGGGGCGGCTTCGGGAAGGTCGTCCGCAAGCCGGGCGACCTCGAAAAGCTGGGGAACCGCTTCGCCAGGGCGGTCGCGGCGAAGACCTGGGGCTGACGGCCGGCCCGTCAGGCTTGCAGCGTGTAGACCGAGACGACCTCGGGGCGGATGA
- a CDS encoding nucleotide exchange factor GrpE, producing the protein MSPDTEDRDGPAPEIEAEAPYETPTAEPEIEPAPASDYVETERAIAVEEEAGPAEPEAGPAAEPPPFAAFAEEVREAFARLGDQVHQKLAGLQAQFDREVRAEANRERIVDRLHAELQEYKQDLVLKVQRPIFVDLIQLHDDVGKMAHAVAPEAEAFRGTLESIQTALEDVLYRQGVEPFRAEGDAFDPRRQRAVTTVPTADPALAKTIAARIRPGFQSGDKVIRPEVVSVYTLQA; encoded by the coding sequence TTGTCACCCGACACCGAAGATCGCGACGGGCCCGCGCCCGAGATCGAGGCCGAGGCCCCGTACGAGACGCCGACGGCCGAGCCCGAGATCGAGCCGGCCCCGGCGTCGGACTACGTCGAGACCGAGCGCGCGATCGCCGTCGAGGAGGAGGCCGGGCCCGCCGAGCCGGAGGCCGGACCCGCGGCCGAACCTCCGCCCTTCGCCGCGTTCGCGGAGGAGGTCCGCGAGGCGTTCGCCCGCCTGGGGGACCAGGTCCACCAGAAGCTGGCGGGGCTGCAGGCGCAGTTCGACCGCGAGGTCCGCGCCGAGGCCAACCGCGAGCGGATCGTCGACCGGCTCCACGCCGAGCTGCAGGAGTACAAGCAGGACCTGGTGCTGAAGGTCCAGCGGCCGATCTTCGTCGACCTGATCCAGCTCCACGACGACGTCGGCAAGATGGCCCACGCCGTCGCCCCGGAGGCCGAGGCCTTCCGCGGCACGCTCGAATCGATCCAGACGGCCCTCGAAGACGTCCTCTACCGCCAGGGCGTCGAGCCCTTCCGCGCCGAGGGCGACGCCTTCGACCCCCGCCGCCAGCGCGCCGTGACGACCGTCCCCACCGCCGACCCGGCGCTCGCCAAGACCATCGCCGCCCGCATCCGCCCCGGCTTCCAGTCCGGCGACAAGGTCATCCGCCCCGAGGTCGTCTCGGTCTACACGCTGCAAGCCTGA